The genomic region CCGCTGCCGGCACGATCATCAGCACTGGCGCCCACGCGGGCACAGTGCCTGGGATCGCGCCGAAGAGCGGCAGCGGCGGAAGCGGCACAAGTGCGGCACTGAAGAGAGAGACACCGCCCTCGGCGATCTGCATCGGAGCGCCGAGCAACACGGACAGCGTGGAGATGACCGCGTTCGGCAGATAGAGGATGCACAGCCCCACCAGCGCGAGTCCCCCTCCCCCATCCAAAACCGGGAACTGGGCGACAAGGTCCGCGATGCGTCCGTAGCCGACAGCGAGAAGCACAAGGTAAACGATCGCCGCGGCCGCAAGGAGGCGTAGCGCGAGCGTGGCCATTGCGCGGGTGGCGCCGATCAACGCGACCGGCAATGAGGCACGGTCGAACAGCGCGCGCCACAGCCGCTCACTCATGCCGCACGCCATCCCAACGAGGTGAACGAACACCGGAATGAAGAGCGCCTTGTGAATCGCAGGCGGACTGACGGGAAAAACACTCGACGCATCCCCCACCATGAACCACGCTATCGCGGACAGGGTGAACGGAATGAGCACCACAAGGCCAAAGATCGCATACAGATCCAGCACACTCACCCGCTCACGCGTGGCGACGCGGACACGCCACGCAATGAACGCAGCCACCAAGACCGCCGGCAAGAGCGGAAGTGAGCCCAAGATCACACCATCGAGGATCACAGGTACACCGTGGAGCACGAACCACGTCTCTGCGATCGCGGCGGGCAACGCGGCGACACGACCACCAGCGAGCAGGATAGTAGCCAAGCAGACGGCGATAATGCCCAGCACAAGCACGATATTGGGCACGCCGATGTACGGCGCGTAATGGCGGACGCGCTCCTTCATCGTCGACGGCGCTGCCGGTGTCGCGTTCGCCCGCGCAGCATCTGATACATTCACTGAGCGCGGGCGACGACGAGCGACCGTGGGCGACGTTCGGGACGAACGCGTCGGAGGACTAGACTTCTTACTCATTGCATTCCACCTTGTCACGGGTGACGTGCGAATCGTGGTCAGACACGTTTGTGAGACACTTCGCTTTCCGACGTAACACATGAGATCTTCCACCCGATTTGGTTAAAGTTGCCCGAAAGGTTGCTTAACGTTCTGGAACTGACTAATCTGTGTCCGGTAGATAACAACTCGGTTACGATTATGGAACGACCCGTAACCCATTGACGATCTAACGAGGTTTAAGTTGAACTCTTCGAGCGCACGCCGCACCCACGGCAAGCACCGGAAGCAGACCCCTAACAAGGGCCGTGTCGCACTTGTCGCCCTGACCACGGGCGCAGTGACAACTGGCGGCGCTTCGGTAGCTACCGCGGCCAATAATGACCGCCTTGCCGATGCGCAGACTGCTTTTGACGGGATTGCCCCCGCCGAAGAGGCAGCTCCGCAGGAAGCACCGCAGATCCTGGCGATCAGCGAGTACAAGCCGGTGGACAATCTTTCTGAACAGCTGGGGAAGGCTGTTGAGTTCGCACAGGAGCGCAAGGCAGCAGACGAGGCTGCCCGCACACCGAAGTCCATGAAGCCGGCAGAGGGCACTTTCACCTCCGGTTTTGGTATGCGCTGGGGCGCGATGCACAACGGCATCGACATCGCCAACGCCGTGGGCACCCCGATCATCGCTGTGGCTGATGCCGTGGTCATCGACTCCGGCCCGGCACAGGGTTACGGCAACTGGATCCGCCTGCGCCACGATGACGGCACCGTTTCCGTCTACGGCCACATGGAGACCCTCGACGTCGCCGTCGGTGAGCGCGTCAAGGCCGGTCAGAAGATCGCTGGCATGGGTAGCCGCGGCTTCTCCACCGGCTCCCACCTCCACTTTGAGGTCCACCCGGACGGCACCACCCCGGTCGACCCGGTGCCGTGGCTCGCAGCTCGCGGCATTACGGTTTAGAACCTCCGTAGAACGCCCCCTCCTTATCGGGAAGGGGGCGTTTTTCGTTGCATGGTGGCGCTTCTGTTACAGGTTTCAATCACGGAAAATCACCCCCGCCCGATACCCCCGCCTCAAAACTCACAGGTTTCACAATAGTCACAGAAGTTAACTACCGTATCCAGCGCGTTTCCGTGGGATCCTTCCCCAACAGGAGCGAATTTGCACGTCAACGGCGGTGTCCAAGCATTGATCGGGGCTCCAGAGCCAGTTAGCATGTGGCGAGTTCAACGGACCATTCCATGCGTAGAGACGAAGAAGCAAAGAAGGATGCAATGAAACGACGCTTGATCGCCGCAGCGGTGGCCCTCACAACCCTGGCCGCCATCCCCGCGCACGCCATCAACGTGTCTGTCGACGGCGAAGACGTCGACGGTCTCGCCCCCGCCCTGCCGTCCATCGGCATGGCCCTCGACGACATCCTGTCCCAGGGAGCCACGTTCTCTGCGGCCGGCTACAGCATCGTATACGACCCACGCGCGCTGCCGGAGTACGACGAGGAGGAAGCGACCGTAGAGGTCCCCACCACCTCCGTGACCCCGCAGGAGGGCACCGCGCCAAGCGGCCAGAAGGTCGTCCTTCCGGCAGAGGGCCGCTTCACCTCAGGCTACGGCCCGCGTTGGGGCCGCATGCACAACGGCATCGACATCGCCAACGGCATCGGCACCCCGATCTACTCCGTCATGGACGGCACCGTGATCAACGCCGGCCCGGCACAGGGCTTCGGCAAGTGGGTCCGCGTGCGTCACGACGACGGCACCATCACCGTCTACGGCCACGTCCACTCCTTCAACGTGAGCGTTGGCCAGCGAGTGACCGCCGGCGAGCAAATCGCCGAGATGGGCAACGAGGGCCAGTCCACCGGCCCACACCTGCACTTCGAAGTCCGTCCGGGCGGCGGCAACGCCATCGACCCGGTGCCGTGGCTCAAGGACCGCGGCATTGAGATGTAGCTAGAGCTTTTCCATCGGCACACCGCCGATGAGCATCAGCCGCACGGTTCCGCTGGAACCGAAGTCGATGGTGACGGTCTCCCTGGCTCCGACACCATCGACACTCATGACCGTGCCCAGCCCGTACTTAGCGTGGTTGACGCGGTCGCCCTTAGCCAGGTGCAGATCCTTGTTCACAGGTGTGCGCTCGCGGCGCGGCATTGCACGCCGCGAAGGCGCGGGACTCCCCCACGCTTCGTTGGAGAAGGAGTACTCCGGTTCAACCCGGCGCCAGTCGAGGAGGTCTTCCGGGACCTCCGCGAGGAAGCGGCTGGCAGGGTTGTTCATCGGACTGCCCCACGAAGAGCGTGTCAGCGCGCGAGTCAGGTAGAGCCGCTCCCGGGCACGCGTGATGCCTACATAGGCGAGACGACGCTCCTCCGCGAGCTCAGCTGGATCGCCCATTGCCCGCATGTGCGGGAACTGGCCGTCCTCCCATCCGGTAACGAAGACGACCGGGAACTCCAGGCCCTTCGCCGTGTGCAAAGTCATCAGCGTGACCACGCCCTGACCCTCATCCGGGATCTGGTCCGCGTCTGCGACCAAGGACACACGCTCCAGAAAGGCCTGCAAAGACCCCGGCTGGGCCTCACCGCTCTCCGGGTCCCACTCCTCGCCGTAGGCCATCTGGTTTGCCGCTTCAGAGGAGAACTCGCGCGCCACAGAGACCAACTCGTTGAGGTTGTCCAAACGCGCCCCGTCCTGCGGATCATTCGAAGCTTCCAACTCCGCCTTGTACCCAGTGACGTCGAGAATGCGCGTCACCAAAGCCCCCAAGTCGGGCATTCCGGTGACTTCGTTTCTCAGCTCCGGTAACTCGTCCCGCAGCCCTTGAATCATCTCGACAAAACCGCCGATCGCGTTCTTCGCGCGGGGGCCTAGGGTGGGGATCTCTCCCGCTGCGCCGTCGATAAGCGCGCGCCCGAAACTCATCCCGTGATTGTCCGCGTGAAGCGCGACCATCGCCTGCGCTTTGTCGCCGATGGCGCGCTTGGGCACGTTGATGATGCGTCGCATGCTCACCGAATCATCCGGGTTGTCCAGAATGCGCAGGTACGCAACGATGTCTCGGATCTCGCGGCGCTCGTAAAAGCGCGTGCCGCCGACAACCTTGTACGGGACACCGGCGCGGATGAAAATATCCTCCAACGCGCGAGACGAGTTGTTGGTGCGGTACATCACGGCAATGTCGCCATACTGCACTCCCCGATCAGTGAGCTCGTCGATCTCGGTGGAGACGAAACGAGCCTCATCGTGCTCATTGTCCGCGACGTAACCGACGATCTTCTCCCCTGTGCCCGTGTCAGTCCACAGCTTCTTCGGGCGACGGCCAGCATTCTGCGCGATTACGGCATTCGCTGCGGCAAGGATGTTCTGCGTCGAGCGGTAGTTCTGCTCCAGCAGGATCGTCGTGGCGTTGGGGTAATCACGCTCGAACTCCTCAATGTTGCGGATCGTCGCGCCGCGGAAGGCGTAGATCGACTGATCCGAATCACCAACGACCGCCAGCTCCGGCGCATCAGGGCCATTGCCGACGAGGGTGTGGATCAGCTCGTACTGCGCGTGGTTGGTGTCCTGATACTCATCCACAAGCACGTGCCGGAAGCGGCGACGGTAGTACTCCACCACCTGCGGATGCTGCTTGAACAACCCGACAACCTCGCCAATCAGATCGTCGAAGTCCACCGCATTGCCCTCCCGCAGCCGACGCTGGTACTGCGTGTACACCGCGGCCACGGTGACCTCGAAGGGGTTCTTCGTCGTCTGGGCGTTCGCAGCCGCCTCCTCCGGACCAATGAGCTCGTTTTTCAGGTTCGAGATCCCGTTGGCCAGCGTCCGCGCGGAGAACTTCTTCAGGTCCAAGTTCATCTCTTTGGCGATCATGCCCAGCAAACGGCGCGAATCATCACCGTCATAAATGGTGAAGTTCGTGTTCAGCCCCGGCACCAGCTGCGCCTGCTGCCGCAGAATACGCACACACACAGAGTGGAACGTGGCCACCCACATTCGCTCCGCCTGCGGGCCGATGAGAGCACCCACGCGCTCCTTCATCTCGGCGGCGGCCTTATTGGTGAAGGTGATCGCCAGAATCTCCCACGGCGCCACCCCACGCTCCTGCAGCAGATACGCAATGCGCCGCGTCAGCACAGCCGTCTTGCCAGAGCCCGCGCCAGCGACAATGAGCAGCGGGCTGCCCGTGTGCTCCACGGCGGCCTTCTGCTGCGGATTCAACCCCAAAGTCAAGTCAGTTCCCATGATGGGTACAACCGTACTAGGCGGGTGTACCACACCTGTCCCGCAGCCGGTCATGGCAGAATAAAGCGCTATGAGCGAGTTCGAGATCAGGCATCCGTCGGGCACCGACGATCCGCTTTCCGACGCTGAAATTCAGCGCTACCGTCAAGAAATCGACCGACTCGACCGGCTGATCCTCGACTCCGTGAAGCGCCGCACCGAGATCTCCCAAGCGATCGGCAAAACCCGCATGGGTTCCGGCGGGACGCGGTTGGTGCACAACCGCGAGGTGGCCATCATCAACCAGTTCCGCGACGAGCTAGGAGAAGAAGGCCCGAACCTGGCGGCGATCCTACTCAGGCTCGGGCGGGGCAAGTTGGGCTAAGTTAGCGGGCGGCCTGGATATAGTTTGCACCCGGCCCCTTCCGAGCTGACAAAACCGCAGGTCAGATTTAACTTCCACGGCAAGCGTGCAAACTATATCCAACAAGGCCACACTGTTCGCGATTCAAGGGAACCGAACCACCCTTCCCGCAGTCTAAGAAGGGCATGGGCTACACAAAACTTGCGTGCGTCGATCGGATGGCTATTTCCCGCCGAGTCCCCGGCACCCTCAACCGGACAGGCGGGGGAATTCAGGTTTCTTCCGGTTTCTTCGCGTCAGACTTCCCGGTTCGATCACCTGAACTTGCCCGGCACGATGCCCGATTCCACCCCCACAACACCGCCTACCGAGTGCCTGCCGGTCTACGAGCTGTAGCCCACGCCCATGAGAACCCCAACTGCGTGGTCGCCGGTCTCAGCGCTCTCGCCCTGTTGGGTTTTCCCTACCTAGCCGACTCGTGCGACACCACGATGAACACACCGGTGGATCGGAGGGAAAGGGAATGGGGGCTGGTCAGGAGGCGTCGAAAAGCGAAGGGCACGTGGACCGTCATTTGGAACGGGCTAGAAATACCCGTCAGCGCACCAGCCGACGCTGTCGTTGAAGCTGTTCAAGATGTCCGCGCAGGGATCCACTCATGGTCAAGCCCAGCATGGGTAGCTGACCCTATCGTCCTGTGGGCTGTCCAGCTAGTCGACGCCTCACGCCACCTACTTGGAGTAACCCCCGAATCCATCCTGGATGCCGCGCGCGGCCGAGTGGACAACCGATGGCTGCGCAACGTTCTCCAGCTCTCTAGCGCGCGGGCTGAATCGCCCAAAGAAACTGAGATGCGTCTCATGTGCACAGCGCTGACGGAAAAACCCAACCTCATTGGCGACACTGAATGGGCACAGGCCGCGCGGGAATTCGGATCACACGGGCTCGCCTTCACCGAGCAAGTCCCGCTTTACGACGGCCCACGCCTCATCACCACCTTCGACCTCGCCCTTACAGACCTCAAGATTGCCCTGATGTACGACGGCGAACACCACCTAGCTCGCGGCCAACGAGACACCGACTTCCGGATCAACCTGGAATGCCAGCTCATGGGATGGACCGTCGTGCGGATCTCAGCTGGGACGCTCTACGACCTCCCCAGAATCCTCCTCGCGTTGCTCCGGGAAAGGGCCTAGAGGCGGCGTCAAGATATTGTTTGCATTCGCTCGTGACGGTCTGGACAAAACCCCAGTTCAGAATTGTTTGCCTGTGCAACTATGCAAACTAAATCTCGGGCCCCTAGTCCTCCTCGAGCGAGTCGAGCACGACCTCGAACTCGAGCAGTTCCGCACCGGATGCGACAGGCTTGCGGGCCTCCCCGCCTTCCCGGCCCTCGCCGTGTGCGTGTGCAGAGCGGCCTTCCCCAGCCCACCAGTTGTTGTAGGACTCTTCATCCGCCCAGCGGGTGACCACGAAATAGCGCTCTTCCCCCTTGACGGGGCGGAGCAGCTGAAAGCCTTCGAAACCGGGCTGATTGTCAATGGCGTGTTTGCGGGCCTTGAAACGCTCCTCCAGGTGCTCGCCAGCGTCCTTAGGGACAGTGATTGCGTTGATCTTCACAATGCTCATGCGGCCCATTATCCCCGAAAATTAACCCCGAGAGCCCGGGATATTTCACTACCCTTGGGGCCATGACCGACATCACCTCCACCGCTGCCTGGAACAACCTGCTCAAGCTTCACGCCGAGAAGAAGGCGACCACCCTGCGCGAACTGTTCGCCCACGATGACCACCGCGCTGAGACCTACACTTTTGACGCTGCTGGCCTGCACGTCGACCTGTCCAAGAACCTCGTTGACGCCGACATTCTCGCCGCGCTCGTGGAGCTTGCCGAGGAGGCCGACCTGAAGGGTGCCACGGAGAAAATGTTCACCGGCGAGCGCATCAACTCCACTGAGGACCGTGCTGTGCTGCACACCGCGCTGCGCATCCCGGCGGAGCGGGATCTGAAAGTCGACGGCCAGGACGCTGCAGCAGACGTCCACGAAGTGCTGGGCCGGATGCGCGATTTCGCCTCCAAGCTGCGCTCGGGCGAGTGGCAGGGACACACCGGCCACACGATCAAGAAGGTGGTCAACATCGGTATCGGCGGCTCGGACCTGGGTCCCGCGATGGCGGCAAACGCGCTGCGCACGTACGCCACGGCGGGCATTACCGCCGAGTTCGTCTCTAACGTCGATCCAGCTGACATGTCCCGGGTCCTCGATGAGGTCAATCCGGAGGAAACGCTGTTCATCGTTGCATCGAAGACCTTCACCACGCAGGAGACCCTGTCCAACGCGCATGCTGCGAAGCGTTGGCTGCTGGAGCAGTTCGACGGTGACCAGTCCGCCATCGCGAAGCACTTCGTAGCGGTGTCCACGAACGCGGAGAAGGTCGCCGAGTTCGGCATCGACACTGACAACATGTTCCCGTTCTGGGACTGGGTCGGCGGCCGCTACTCGGTCGATTCTGCAATCGGTCTGTCGCTCATGGCGGTCATCGGCCCGCAGGACTTCATGCGTTTCCTCGAGGGCTTCCACGCGATGGACGAGCACTTCCGCACCACCCCGAACGAGCGCAACGTCCCGGCACTGATGGGCCTGCTCAACGTCTGGTACCGCAACTTCTACGGCGCGCAGACCCACGCCGTGCTCCCCTACTCCGAGGACCTCTCCCGCTTCCCCGCCTACCTTCAGCAGCTCACCATGGAGAGCAACGGCAAGAGCACGCGTATCGACGGCTCCCCCGTCACCGTCGACACCGGCGAGATCTTCTGGGGAGAACCGGGCACGAACGGGCAGCACGCCTTTTACCAGCTCATCCACCAGGGAACGACGATGATCCCGGCGGACTTCATCGGCTTTGCCACCCCGAAGGAAGACCTGCCGACGGCCACCGGTGAAGGATCGATGCACGATCTGCTCATGGGGAATTTCTTCGCTCAAACCAAGGTGCTTGCTTTCGGGAGGACGCAGCAAGAGGTGGAGGCAAGTGGCGTCGATAAGCAGCTGGCGCCGCACAAGGTCATGCCGGGCAACCGCCCGACCACCACGATCCTCGCCCCAGAACTCACACCGCACGCGCTTGGCGCGCTCATCGCGCTGTACGAGCACATCACCTTCACCCAAGGCGTGATCTGGGGCATCAACTCCTTCGACCAGTGGGGTGTTGAGCTGGGCAAAGAGCAGGCCAACCAGCTGGCGGGCGCTGTCAGCGGCGAAGAAACACCCGACACCGGCGACGCTTCAACGGACGCGCTGATTCGCTGGTACCGCGAACAAAAGTAAATGAAATGCGGTTGATCGGCGCCGCCTGCGGTTATTCTTGACAACCATGGGCGACGCCGTATCACGCGATTCTTATACCCCGAAACAGCGGACGCAGTACCGCAATTACCTGCTCGACGAGCTCGAGGTTTTTGACAAGCACCTCCAAAAGGCCGAATTCGTCGATCACGGCACGATCGGTTTGGAGCTCGAGCTCAACCTCGTCGACGAGAATGCAGCGCCTGCGGGTTGCAACGATGCGGTGCTCGCTGAGCTTTCAGATGAATACCAGGCCGAAGTCGGGCGCTACAACGTCGAGGTGAACCACCCTCCGTTGTCGATGGAAGGCGACGGGCTCACGAGGCTGCACAACGGACTGAACGAGCGCCTGCACAATGTGCAGGAAGCCGCGACGGCGGCAGGAGCGCGGATGGCGATGATCGGCACCCTGCCGACCGTCACCACCGAATTCCTGAAAAGCCCCGAGTGGATGACCAAAGAGAACCGCTACGCTGCCCTGACGAACTCGGTGATGCAGGCCCGCGGCGAACTCGTAGACATCGACATCGCGCGCGAAGAGCGGTACCGAGAATCCTTTGAGGACATTGCTACCGAGTCCACCTGCACCTCGATGCAGCTGCATCTGCAAGTCGCCCCCGACCGTTTCGCGGACGCGTGGAATGCCTCCCAAGCTATCGCGGGCGTGCAGGTGGCGCTCGGAGCAAATTCCCCACTGTTCTTAGGCCACCGAGTGTGGCACGAATCCCGCATCCCCATCTTCCAACAGTCCATGGACACCCGCACCGCGGAGCTGGTTAACCAGGGCGTGCGGCCGCGCGTGTGGTTCGGTGAACGCTGGATCACGTCCGTGTTCGACCTGTTCGAGGAAAACGTCCGCTACTTCTCCCCGCTCATCCCGGAAGGCCGCGCCGAAGCAGGCAAACCGATCATGGACGGCAACAGCCCCGGCCTGCACTACCTCAATCTGCAGAACGGCACGATCTGGCGGTGGAACCGGCCGATTTACGATCCGTCGACGGAGCTGTCCCACATCCGCGTGGAGAACCGCATCCTCCCGGCGGGCCCGACGACCATCGACATCATTGCGGACGCAGCCTTCTACTACGGCATGGTCAAGTT from Corynebacterium genitalium ATCC 33030 harbors:
- a CDS encoding M23 family metallopeptidase — its product is MNSSSARRTHGKHRKQTPNKGRVALVALTTGAVTTGGASVATAANNDRLADAQTAFDGIAPAEEAAPQEAPQILAISEYKPVDNLSEQLGKAVEFAQERKAADEAARTPKSMKPAEGTFTSGFGMRWGAMHNGIDIANAVGTPIIAVADAVVIDSGPAQGYGNWIRLRHDDGTVSVYGHMETLDVAVGERVKAGQKIAGMGSRGFSTGSHLHFEVHPDGTTPVDPVPWLAARGITV
- the pgi gene encoding glucose-6-phosphate isomerase; the encoded protein is MTDITSTAAWNNLLKLHAEKKATTLRELFAHDDHRAETYTFDAAGLHVDLSKNLVDADILAALVELAEEADLKGATEKMFTGERINSTEDRAVLHTALRIPAERDLKVDGQDAAADVHEVLGRMRDFASKLRSGEWQGHTGHTIKKVVNIGIGGSDLGPAMAANALRTYATAGITAEFVSNVDPADMSRVLDEVNPEETLFIVASKTFTTQETLSNAHAAKRWLLEQFDGDQSAIAKHFVAVSTNAEKVAEFGIDTDNMFPFWDWVGGRYSVDSAIGLSLMAVIGPQDFMRFLEGFHAMDEHFRTTPNERNVPALMGLLNVWYRNFYGAQTHAVLPYSEDLSRFPAYLQQLTMESNGKSTRIDGSPVTVDTGEIFWGEPGTNGQHAFYQLIHQGTTMIPADFIGFATPKEDLPTATGEGSMHDLLMGNFFAQTKVLAFGRTQQEVEASGVDKQLAPHKVMPGNRPTTTILAPELTPHALGALIALYEHITFTQGVIWGINSFDQWGVELGKEQANQLAGAVSGEETPDTGDASTDALIRWYREQK
- a CDS encoding M23 family metallopeptidase; protein product: MKRRLIAAAVALTTLAAIPAHAINVSVDGEDVDGLAPALPSIGMALDDILSQGATFSAAGYSIVYDPRALPEYDEEEATVEVPTTSVTPQEGTAPSGQKVVLPAEGRFTSGYGPRWGRMHNGIDIANGIGTPIYSVMDGTVINAGPAQGFGKWVRVRHDDGTITVYGHVHSFNVSVGQRVTAGEQIAEMGNEGQSTGPHLHFEVRPGGGNAIDPVPWLKDRGIEM
- a CDS encoding antibiotic biosynthesis monooxygenase family protein — protein: MSIVKINAITVPKDAGEHLEERFKARKHAIDNQPGFEGFQLLRPVKGEERYFVVTRWADEESYNNWWAGEGRSAHAHGEGREGGEARKPVASGAELLEFEVVLDSLEED
- a CDS encoding chorismate mutase, with protein sequence MSEFEIRHPSGTDDPLSDAEIQRYRQEIDRLDRLILDSVKRRTEISQAIGKTRMGSGGTRLVHNREVAIINQFRDELGEEGPNLAAILLRLGRGKLG
- a CDS encoding DUF6350 family protein; this translates as MSKKSSPPTRSSRTSPTVARRRPRSVNVSDAARANATPAAPSTMKERVRHYAPYIGVPNIVLVLGIIAVCLATILLAGGRVAALPAAIAETWFVLHGVPVILDGVILGSLPLLPAVLVAAFIAWRVRVATRERVSVLDLYAIFGLVVLIPFTLSAIAWFMVGDASSVFPVSPPAIHKALFIPVFVHLVGMACGMSERLWRALFDRASLPVALIGATRAMATLALRLLAAAAIVYLVLLAVGYGRIADLVAQFPVLDGGGGLALVGLCILYLPNAVISTLSVLLGAPMQIAEGGVSLFSAALVPLPPLPLFGAIPGTVPAWAPVLMIVPAAVLIHFVASRRFLPIDIAACTLIAAVFALVGALMAGGHVGAYGWIGPSPLFFALAALCWVGGVIGLAWIVAAIRGRTVAADAEDTADAEDADDVDHADEADVVDVPRELETDEREDGHREVEEPQPESKPEAEESDEGVSEGEQPAGGSTAYSVLKQREGEAGLEADEADPLSETQRPVTD
- the pcrA gene encoding DNA helicase PcrA gives rise to the protein MGTDLTLGLNPQQKAAVEHTGSPLLIVAGAGSGKTAVLTRRIAYLLQERGVAPWEILAITFTNKAAAEMKERVGALIGPQAERMWVATFHSVCVRILRQQAQLVPGLNTNFTIYDGDDSRRLLGMIAKEMNLDLKKFSARTLANGISNLKNELIGPEEAAANAQTTKNPFEVTVAAVYTQYQRRLREGNAVDFDDLIGEVVGLFKQHPQVVEYYRRRFRHVLVDEYQDTNHAQYELIHTLVGNGPDAPELAVVGDSDQSIYAFRGATIRNIEEFERDYPNATTILLEQNYRSTQNILAAANAVIAQNAGRRPKKLWTDTGTGEKIVGYVADNEHDEARFVSTEIDELTDRGVQYGDIAVMYRTNNSSRALEDIFIRAGVPYKVVGGTRFYERREIRDIVAYLRILDNPDDSVSMRRIINVPKRAIGDKAQAMVALHADNHGMSFGRALIDGAAGEIPTLGPRAKNAIGGFVEMIQGLRDELPELRNEVTGMPDLGALVTRILDVTGYKAELEASNDPQDGARLDNLNELVSVAREFSSEAANQMAYGEEWDPESGEAQPGSLQAFLERVSLVADADQIPDEGQGVVTLMTLHTAKGLEFPVVFVTGWEDGQFPHMRAMGDPAELAEERRLAYVGITRARERLYLTRALTRSSWGSPMNNPASRFLAEVPEDLLDWRRVEPEYSFSNEAWGSPAPSRRAMPRRERTPVNKDLHLAKGDRVNHAKYGLGTVMSVDGVGARETVTIDFGSSGTVRLMLIGGVPMEKL
- a CDS encoding glutamate-cysteine ligase family protein, whose amino-acid sequence is MGDAVSRDSYTPKQRTQYRNYLLDELEVFDKHLQKAEFVDHGTIGLELELNLVDENAAPAGCNDAVLAELSDEYQAEVGRYNVEVNHPPLSMEGDGLTRLHNGLNERLHNVQEAATAAGARMAMIGTLPTVTTEFLKSPEWMTKENRYAALTNSVMQARGELVDIDIAREERYRESFEDIATESTCTSMQLHLQVAPDRFADAWNASQAIAGVQVALGANSPLFLGHRVWHESRIPIFQQSMDTRTAELVNQGVRPRVWFGERWITSVFDLFEENVRYFSPLIPEGRAEAGKPIMDGNSPGLHYLNLQNGTIWRWNRPIYDPSTELSHIRVENRILPAGPTTIDIIADAAFYYGMVKFLGEQTRPVWSRLTFTDATNNFFAGARDGLGARVVWPTLGRIDVSNLVLNHLLDQARLGLEMLEVDENLIDKYLGVIEGRAWRRQNGASWQLDALVSTGAGTKPGSPERQDALARVLEAYLENQKTSAPVHTWSTDI